A single region of the Leptospiraceae bacterium genome encodes:
- a CDS encoding MoxR family ATPase has product MEELVKTEEIQKAKEKIGGLLEELKKEITGQTLVIRNIMTCLVAQGHVLLEGMPGLAKTLLAKSIAQSIDLSFKRIQFTPDLLPADLIGTVIFNPKTANFETRKGPIFTGILLADEINRAPAKVQSALLQCMEERLVTIGDTTFHLDAPFMVLATENPIDQEGTYQLPEAQMDRFLMKVNVDYPGEAEEVAILSQHGSVTSKNKEIKKSISRKEIQEISSLSDKIYIDEKLKDYIVKLVRNTRPQTSKLDEIKPYVKHGVSPRASLALLRCARANALLEGRNFVVPEDIRFSIYEVMRHRMILTFEAVSEDVTVDSLIKTVLEVTALP; this is encoded by the coding sequence ATGGAAGAATTAGTAAAAACAGAAGAAATTCAAAAAGCAAAAGAAAAAATCGGTGGACTCTTAGAAGAGTTGAAGAAAGAAATAACGGGGCAAACACTCGTTATTCGAAATATCATGACTTGCCTTGTTGCACAGGGGCATGTATTATTAGAAGGGATGCCGGGACTTGCAAAGACCTTACTTGCTAAGTCGATTGCACAGAGTATTGACCTTTCCTTTAAACGAATACAGTTTACTCCTGATTTGCTCCCGGCTGATTTAATTGGGACTGTGATATTTAATCCGAAGACAGCTAATTTTGAAACTAGAAAAGGTCCGATATTTACAGGAATTCTCCTTGCTGATGAAATAAACCGTGCTCCTGCAAAGGTTCAGTCTGCACTCTTACAGTGTATGGAAGAGAGACTTGTGACGATAGGCGATACAACTTTTCATTTAGATGCGCCGTTTATGGTTTTAGCGACTGAAAATCCAATTGACCAGGAAGGAACTTACCAACTACCGGAAGCGCAGATGGATAGATTTTTAATGAAGGTAAATGTAGATTATCCGGGAGAAGCAGAAGAAGTCGCGATACTCAGTCAGCATGGAAGTGTAACTTCTAAAAATAAAGAAATCAAAAAAAGCATCAGCCGAAAAGAAATACAAGAAATTTCTTCTCTTTCTGATAAAATTTATATAGATGAAAAATTAAAAGACTACATTGTTAAATTAGTTCGTAACACTCGCCCCCAAACTTCCAAGCTAGATGAAATCAAGCCTTACGTTAAACACGGAGTATCCCCTCGTGCCTCTCTTGCGCTCCTTCGTTGTGCGCGAGCAAATGCTTTATTAGAAGGAAGAAATTTTGTAGTGCCCGAAGACATTCGCTTCTCCATTTACGAAGTCATGCGCCACCGTATGATCCTAACCTTCGAAGCAGTCTCCGAAGACGTAACAGTGGATTCTCTAATCAAAACAGTCCTAGAAGTTACTGCACTACCTTAG
- a CDS encoding DUF58 domain-containing protein, which produces MILKELEKLIQEIELKYKKKIRSNRAGSILVNRSGRGMDFKESRVYMYGDDIRFVDWNVSSRMGELYVKLFHEENDRTINVFLDISKSMSFNGANSYTKFFIGFQFLAFIALLSLNTGDRINIVLYSDKIEFVALGIKSKAEAYRILRKINETPQANKTDHLLPLQYLKNKIPRNSISYIISDFAGITDLSPYRSLLAIHELYAIRITDPIENIDNKILKNFFVQNLETSLGGDYSSTFNSDSEILNEFYRANLLNLKTDSDLGKSIVRFLNR; this is translated from the coding sequence ATGATACTAAAAGAATTAGAAAAGTTAATCCAAGAGATTGAATTAAAATACAAAAAGAAAATTCGCAGTAATCGAGCGGGGTCAATTCTTGTTAACCGCTCTGGAAGAGGGATGGACTTTAAAGAGTCGCGGGTTTATATGTATGGGGACGATATACGATTTGTTGATTGGAATGTTAGTTCTAGAATGGGTGAGCTATATGTAAAACTTTTTCACGAAGAGAATGATAGAACGATCAATGTTTTCTTGGATATTTCCAAGTCCATGTCGTTTAACGGTGCAAATTCCTATACAAAGTTCTTTATTGGATTTCAATTCCTTGCGTTTATCGCACTCTTATCACTCAATACGGGAGATAGAATCAATATTGTTCTATATTCCGACAAAATAGAATTTGTCGCACTAGGTATTAAATCAAAGGCAGAAGCTTATCGCATCTTACGAAAGATAAATGAAACTCCTCAGGCAAATAAAACAGATCATCTTTTGCCTTTGCAATATCTAAAAAATAAAATTCCCCGCAATTCGATTTCCTATATCATAAGCGATTTTGCAGGGATAACAGACCTTAGCCCGTATCGCTCTCTTCTCGCTATACATGAGTTATACGCAATTCGAATTACAGATCCAATTGAGAATATAGATAATAAAATACTGAAAAATTTCTTCGTTCAAAATCTAGAAACAAGTCTAGGTGGAGATTATTCTTCTACTTTTAATTCCGATTCGGAAATACTAAATGAATTTTACAGAGCGAATTTGCTCAATCTCAAGACTGATTCAGATTTGGGTAAGTCAATAGTGCGGTTTTTAAACAGATGA